A section of the Citrus sinensis cultivar Valencia sweet orange chromosome 8, DVS_A1.0, whole genome shotgun sequence genome encodes:
- the LOC107178276 gene encoding uncharacterized protein LOC107178276 — MFLHRWKQEPTISTIAPTHEIEATFDCKCPEWKVLCAANRAKQLLGIDHEDGYAMVNQFKQEMETIDRNNIVLVDTEILPSDGGERFKRMFVCYERASYAFKVHCRRLLAVDGWKMNNPYNNVMLVAAALDGNNGILPVAFCEVEIEDLDSWVYFLKNINNALRLESGTGLCILADGDNDVEYAVEEYLAHATYRQCCHRIFTEMVNKFPKAVVHHLFWAACRSTSALAFFKYMELICVQSKECHDWLEKSNWKRWALFCVPEWVKCTCITLTITEKLRNYCQPYLEMNIARKFEAIARLTSELFEQRRMVVWNWNREKVPPKVRDVINDRCIDGKRLSVVQDHGTLLKVTDSLSSSYDLNMEAMTCTCGLWQISGIPCPHACIGIHYINGNVEDYVDELLSVQNFLSTYAPGMMQLPKENAWKWHSGHNLHPPMTVALQPLTLQPPNDITSNKDLQHTLHHYYSTTDNLQVNVFLTLIVCCFP, encoded by the coding sequence TATCAGTACAATTGCACCGACGCATGAGATTGAAGCTACCTTCGACTGTAAATGCCCAGAATGGAAGGTGCTCTGTGCAGCAAATAGAGCCAAACAACTTCTAGGGATTGATCACGAAGACGGTTATGCAATGGTAAACCAGTTCAAACAAGAAATGGAAACAATCGATAGGAACAACATCGTGCTTGTCGACACCGAAATACTGCCATCGGATGGCGGAGAGAGATTCAAGCGGATGTTTGTGTGCTATGAACGAGCCTCTTATGCCTTCAAGGTGCATTGTCGACGTCTGCTGGCCGTCGATGGATGGAAAATGAACAATCCATATAATAATGTCATGCTAGTCGCAGCTGCACTTGATGGAAATAATGGGATATTGCCTGTAGCATTCTGCGAAGTTGAAATTGAAGACCTGGATTCTTgggtttattttttgaagaaCATTAACAATGCTTTGCGTTTAGAATCTGGTACGGGTCTATGCATACTGGCCGATGGAGATAACGATGTTGAATATGCTGTTGAAGAATACCTCGCTCATGCCACGTACAGACAATGCTGCCACCGGATCTTCACCGAAATGGTCAATAAATTCCCCAAGGCAGTTGTTCACCACTTATTCTGGGCTGCTTGCCGCAGCACGAGTGCATTAGCtttctttaaatacatggaGTTGATATGTGTTCAAAGCAAAGAATGCCATGATTGGTTAGAGAAATCAAATTGGAAAAGGTGGGCGCTTTTTTGCGTGCCTGAATGGGTAAAGTGCACTTGTATTACACTAACAATTACCGAAAAACTTCGCAATTACTGTCAGCCATATTTGGAAATGAACATTGCAAGAAAATTCGAGGCAATTGCACGGTTAACATCAGAACTATTTGAACAAAGACGAATGGTCGTATGGAACTGGAACCGGGAGAAAGTACCACCAAAAGTTCGAGATGTAATTAACGATCGTTGTATTGATGGTAAGCGGCTCAGCGTCGTTCAGGACCATGGCACACTGCTGAAAGTTACTGATAGTCTTTCCTCCTCTTATGACCTAAACATGGAAGCAATGACATGCACTTGTGGATTATGGCAAATCTCAGGTATTCCCTGTCCTCATGCTTGCATCGGAATACATTACATCAATGGAAACGTTGAAGATTATGTCGACGAGTTATTGTCTGTTCAAAATTTTCTGTCCACTTATGCGCCGGGCATGATGCAACTACCCAAAGAAAATGCTTGGAAGTGGCATTCAGGTCACAATTTGCATCCACCCATGACTGTCGCTCTTCAACCTCTCACACTTCAGCCGCCCAATGACATCACGTCAAACAAAGATTTACAACACACGCTTCATCACTACTACTCTACTACGGACAACCTACAGGTTAATGTTTTTCTTACACTAATTGTATGTTGCTTTCCATAA
- the LOC102612104 gene encoding uncharacterized protein At2g34160 — protein sequence MAGEAPVAAAAAVAATTTTKTTTTGSIESHKKNRIQVSNTKKPLFFYVNLAKRYIQQHDEVELSALGMAITTVVTIAEILKNNGLATEKKVLTSTVGMKDENKGRFIQKAKIEIVLGKSEKFDSLMTASAPAPAPAPASEAATKDND from the exons ATGGCAGGAGAAGCACCAGTGGCGGCAGCAGCGGCAGtagcagcaacaacaacaacaaaaaccaCAACAACTGGAAGCATTGAGTCTCACAAGAAGAACAGAATCCAAGTCTCTAACACCAAGAAGCCCCTCTTCTTCTATGTTAATCTTGCTAAG AGGTACATACAACAGCACGATGAGGTCGAGCTTTCTGCATTGGGTATGG CAATTACTACTGTTGTCACCATTGCCGAGATTTTGAAGAACAATGGACTGGCTACTGAGAAGA AAGTCTTAACATCTACCGTGGGCATGAAAGATGAGAACAAAGGACGATTTATTCAGAAGGCCAAG ATTGAAATAGTGTTGGGGAAATCCGAAAAATTCGATTCTCTGATGACTGCTTCTGctccagctccagctccagctccagctTCAGAGGCTGCCACCAAAGACAATGATTGA
- the LOC127899402 gene encoding protein FAR1-RELATED SEQUENCE 5-like, translating to MQVDDEGRLKNIFWAELRNREAYKEFGDVVTFDNTYLTNKYDMPFAPFVGVNHHGHSILFGCGLISHEDIETFTWLFRTWLSCMSNSAPIGIITDQDRVMKVAIQNVFPNTRHRWCLWHIMKKIPEKLGGHKEYRDISNVLHCAVYDSQSAAKFEETWHHMIVEYDLGDNEWLRGLYDERHHWVPCYLNNTFWAGMSSTQCSESMNAFFDGYVNSKTTLKQFVEQYNCALKNKVQKEVEEDVRCLSQQMPCVTSYAMERQVRDVYTISKFQEFQQELIGKMYCEFVNSMGCEYIVREDVKVGEGKKRTFF from the coding sequence ATGCAAGTAGATGATGAGGGacgattaaaaaatattttttgggcCGAGCTAAGGAATAGGGAAGCGTACAAGGAGTTTGGAGACGTTGTTACATTTGACAACACGTATCTTACAAATAAGTATGACATGCCGTTCGCTCCATTTGTAGGAGTTAATCATCATGGGCATTCTATTTTGTTTGGGTGTGGATTGATTTCACACGAAGATATTGAGACATTCACGTGGTTATTTCGAACATGGCTATCCTGCATGTCTAATTCAGCTCCCATTGGAATTATTACAGATCAAGACAGGGTAATGAAAGTTGCAATTCAGAATGTCTTCCCCAATACTCGACATCGGTGGTGTTTATGGcatataatgaagaaaattccAGAGAAGCTAGGGGGTCATAAAGAATATCGTGACATAAGTAATGTGTTGCATTGTGCTGTTTATGATTCTCAGAGTGCTGCGAAATTTGAGGAAACTTGGCACCACATGATTGTAGAATATGATTTGGGGGATAACGAATGGTTACGAGGCTTATATGATGAGAGGCATCATTGGGTACCTTGTTATCTAAACAATACTTTTTGGGCAGGAATGTCATCTACTCAATGCAGTGAGAGCATGAATGCATTTTTTGATGGTTATGTTAACTCAAAGACTACTTTGAAGCAGTTTGTAGAGCAATACAATTGTGCGTTGAAGAATAAAGTTCAGAAGgaagttgaagaagatgtCAGGTGTCTTTCCCAACAAATGCCATGTGTAACATCTTATGCAATGGAGAGGCAAGTCCGAGATGTGTAcactatttcaaaatttcaagaatttcagCAAGAATTGATTGGGAAAATGTATTGCGAATTTGTCAATTCTATGGGTTGTGAATATATAGTTAGAGAGGATGTCAAAGTTGGAGAAGGTAAAAAGAGAACctttttttaa
- the LOC102628575 gene encoding kinesin-like protein KIN-7N isoform X1 produces the protein MEKICVAVRVRPPVSLETSGGVFWKVEDNRVSLHRQHDTPVSGTSYAFDHVFDETCSNARVYELLTKDIIHAAVEGFNGTVFAYGQTSSGKTFTMNGSADNPGVISLGVKDIFDAIQMMSNREFLVRVSYMEIYNEEINDLLAVENQKLQIHESLEHGVFVAGLREEIVNSAEQVLKLIESGEVNRHFGETNMNVRSSRSHTIFRMVIESKGKDNDSSSDSSSTDAIRVSVLNLVDLAGSERIAKTGADGVRLKEGKHINKSLMALGNVINKLSDGVKQRGHIPYRDSKLTRILQPALGGNAKTSIICTIAPEEDHIEETKGTLQFASRAKRITNCVQVNEILTDAALLKRQKLEIEELRRKLQGSHAGVLEQEILKLRNDMLKYELEREKLQLELEEERRSRKERDQCVREQQMRLQNHNSLVTSSGGDGSHSEEQNSKRQSFCEECSDSNGICQGGAFRTPCSKAAPNAFVVKRSNYSRLPEYSPLPDTFSNVADEDTWLKMNKGYIADLDSLQMTPATKVQSFPLNDGTPGCSNENYRDVQKLKRQLENVTEEKNEFQRKYSEEKILNARLTGEISELRQEVLVIREIPRRLYESVVSCKDFYEDLLCSMKSFAADGESSTAKKLVSISEIGSSLFSTLETNFLMAMDGDKSFSKNDSLVREQCKVFREKLKSTISALILSEKAPIDNKQGKNSPCSCNNKGCAQEEESTCWKEKLSSELNTIKEKYHGLEKDLDLNNKFLETSKEMYDSLEREFRLLQEERDSLLNKVSESSQTLTMVTDQKENVLKDYNTEVEKKKNLEEEIKQFSVAFACRQKSLVSFHSDLKSKIEKLRAQNPVSVPKSRG, from the exons ATGGAGAAGATTTGCGTGGCAGTGAGAGTGAGACCGCCTGTCTCACTCGAAACCTCAGGTGGAGTCTTTTGGAAGGTTGAAGACAATCGCGTCTCTCTTCATAGGCAACATGACACTCCTGTGTCTGGCACTTCTTATGCTTTTG ATCATGTGTTTGATGAAACTTGCTCAAATGCCAGAGTTTATGAGCTTCTTACCAAGGACATCATTCATGCTGCAGTTGAGGGTTTCAATG GAACTGTATTTGCATATGGACAGACCAGCAGTGGCAAGACTTTCACCATGAATGGTTCCGCTGATAACCCAGGAGTCATTAGTTTGGGTGTTAAAGATATTTTTGACGCAATACAGATG ATGTCCAACAGAGAGTTTCTGGTTCGAGTTTCCTACATGGAAATTTACAACGAGGAAATCAATGATCTCCTTGCGGTGGAGAACCAGAAGTTGCAGATACATGAGAGTTTGGAG caTGGGGTATTTGTTGCAGGTCTGAGGGAGGAAATTGTCAATAGTGCTGAGCAAGTGCTTAAGCTCATTGAGTCGGGAGAAG ttaatAGGCACTTTGGAGAGACAAACATGAATGTACGAAGTAGTAGATCTCACACGATATTTAGAATg GTAATCGAAAGCAAGGGGAAGGACAACGATTCTTCAAGTGATTCTTCTAGTACTGATGCTATTCGAGTTTCAGTCTTG AATTTAGTTGATTTAGCGGGCTCCGAGCGCATAGCTAAAACTGGAGCTGATGGAGTACGTTTAAAGGAAGGAAAGCACATTAACAAGAGCTTAATGGCTCTTGGCAATGTGATTAACAAACTAAGTGATGGAGTAAAGCAGAG GGGACATATTCCTTACCGTGATAGTAAGTTAACTCGCATACTCCAGCCTGCTTTGGGTGGAAATGCAAAAACTTCAATTATTTGCACTATAGCACCAGAAGAG GATCATATTGAAGAAACAAAGGGAACATTACAGTTTGCCAGTAGAGCCAAGCGTATCACCAATTGCGTTCAAGTTAACGAG ATTTTGACAGATGCTGCCTTACTGAAGCGGCAGAAATTAGAGATTGAGGAACTGCGAAGGAAACTTCAG GGATCTCATGCCGGGGTACTAGAGCaagagattttaaaattgaggAATGATATGCtcaag TATGAACTAGAGCGTGAGAAGCTTCAACTGGAACTAGAAGAGGAGAGGAGATCACGCAAAGAGCGTGACCAATGCGTCAGGGAGCAACAGATGAGATTACAAAATCACAACAGTCTTGTTACTTCTTCAGGTGGTGATGGAAGCCATAGTGAG GAGCAAAATTCTAAGAGACAAAGCTTCTGTGAAGAATGCAGTGATAGCAATGGTATATGCCAAGGAGGTGCTTTTAGAACTCCTTGCTCTAAGGCAGCTCCTAATGCCTTTGTTGTAAAGCGATCAAATTATTCAAGGCTACCTGAATATAGCCCACTTCCAGATACTTTTAGCAATGTGGCTGATGAAGATACTtggttaaaaatgaacaaaggTTACATAGCTGACCTTGATTCACTTCAGATGACTCCTGCGACAAAAGTTCAATCCTTTCCCCTAAATGATGGAACTCCT GGTTGTTCAAATGAGAACTACAGAGATGTTCAAAAGCTCAAAAGACAATTAGAAAATGTCACTGAAGAGAAGAATGAATTTCAG AGAAAGTACAGCGaggaaaaaatattgaatgcTCGATTAACTGGGGAGATATCAGAACTTAGACAAGAAGTACTTGTAATTCGAGAAATCCCTCGAAGACTATATGAATCTGTTGTGAGTTGCAAGGACTTTTATGAGGATCTTCTGTGTAGCATGAAG AGCTTTGCAGCTGATGGGGAATCTTCCACTGCCAAAAAGCTTGTTAGCATCAGTGAAATTGGCTCCAGCCTTTTCTCAACTCTGGAAACCAATTTCTTGATGGCAATGGATGGTGACAAGTCTTTCTCCAAGAATGATTCTCTAGTCCGAGAACAATGCAAGGTATTTCGTGAGAAGTTGAAAAGCACAATTTCAGCACTGATACTGTCAGAAAAAGCACCTATTGACAATAAGCAAGGAAAGAATTCACCATGTAGTTGCAACAATAAG GGCTGTGCTCAGGAAGAAGAATCTACTTGTTGGAAGGAGAAATTGAGCAGTGAACTCAATACCATCAAGGAAAAGTACCACGGCTTGGAGAAAGATTTAGATCTCAACAACAAGTTTCTGGAAACTTCCAAAGAAATGTATGATAGCTTGGAAAGAGAGTTTCGGCTGTTGCAAGAAGAGCGAGATTCTTTGCTCAACAAAGTATCCGAATCATCTCAAACACTTACAATGGTTACCGACCAAAAGGAAAATGTCTTGAAGGATTATAACACTGAagtagagaaaaagaaaaatctcgaAGAAGAGATTAAACAATTCAGCGTGGCTTTTGCATGCCGGCAGAAATCGCTTGTTTCTTTCCACAGTGATCTGAAATCAAAAATCGAGAAACTGAGAGCCCAAAATCCAGTTTCTGTACCCAAATCTCGAGGGTAA
- the LOC102628575 gene encoding kinesin-like protein KIN-7N isoform X2 produces MEKICVAVRVRPPVSLETSGGVFWKVEDNRVSLHRQHDTPVSGTSYAFDHVFDETCSNARVYELLTKDIIHAAVEGFNGTVFAYGQTSSGKTFTMNGSADNPGVISLGVKDIFDAIQMMSNREFLVRVSYMEIYNEEINDLLAVENQKLQIHESLEHGVFVAGLREEIVNSAEQVLKLIESGEVNRHFGETNMNVRSSRSHTIFRMVIESKGKDNDSSSDSSSTDAIRVSVLNLVDLAGSERIAKTGADGVRLKEGKHINKSLMALGNVINKLSDGVKQRGHIPYRDSKLTRILQPALGGNAKTSIICTIAPEEDHIEETKGTLQFASRAKRITNCVQVNEILTDAALLKRQKLEIEELRRKLQGSHAGVLEQEILKLRNDMLKYELEREKLQLELEEERRSRKERDQCVREQQMRLQNHNSLVTSSGGDGSHSEEQNSKRQSFCEECSDSNGICQGGAFRTPCSKAAPNAFVVKRSNYSRLPEYSPLPDTFSNVADEDTWLKMNKGYIADLDSLQMTPATKVQSFPLNDGTPGCSNENYRDVQKLKRQLENVTEEKNEFQRKYSEEKILNARLTGEISELRQEVLVIREIPRRLYESVVSCKDFYEDLLCSMKSFAADGESSTAKKLVSISEIGSSLFSTLETNFLMAMDGDKSFSKNDSLVREQCKVFREKLKSTISALILSEKAPIDNKQGKNSPCSCNNKEEESTCWKEKLSSELNTIKEKYHGLEKDLDLNNKFLETSKEMYDSLEREFRLLQEERDSLLNKVSESSQTLTMVTDQKENVLKDYNTEVEKKKNLEEEIKQFSVAFACRQKSLVSFHSDLKSKIEKLRAQNPVSVPKSRG; encoded by the exons ATGGAGAAGATTTGCGTGGCAGTGAGAGTGAGACCGCCTGTCTCACTCGAAACCTCAGGTGGAGTCTTTTGGAAGGTTGAAGACAATCGCGTCTCTCTTCATAGGCAACATGACACTCCTGTGTCTGGCACTTCTTATGCTTTTG ATCATGTGTTTGATGAAACTTGCTCAAATGCCAGAGTTTATGAGCTTCTTACCAAGGACATCATTCATGCTGCAGTTGAGGGTTTCAATG GAACTGTATTTGCATATGGACAGACCAGCAGTGGCAAGACTTTCACCATGAATGGTTCCGCTGATAACCCAGGAGTCATTAGTTTGGGTGTTAAAGATATTTTTGACGCAATACAGATG ATGTCCAACAGAGAGTTTCTGGTTCGAGTTTCCTACATGGAAATTTACAACGAGGAAATCAATGATCTCCTTGCGGTGGAGAACCAGAAGTTGCAGATACATGAGAGTTTGGAG caTGGGGTATTTGTTGCAGGTCTGAGGGAGGAAATTGTCAATAGTGCTGAGCAAGTGCTTAAGCTCATTGAGTCGGGAGAAG ttaatAGGCACTTTGGAGAGACAAACATGAATGTACGAAGTAGTAGATCTCACACGATATTTAGAATg GTAATCGAAAGCAAGGGGAAGGACAACGATTCTTCAAGTGATTCTTCTAGTACTGATGCTATTCGAGTTTCAGTCTTG AATTTAGTTGATTTAGCGGGCTCCGAGCGCATAGCTAAAACTGGAGCTGATGGAGTACGTTTAAAGGAAGGAAAGCACATTAACAAGAGCTTAATGGCTCTTGGCAATGTGATTAACAAACTAAGTGATGGAGTAAAGCAGAG GGGACATATTCCTTACCGTGATAGTAAGTTAACTCGCATACTCCAGCCTGCTTTGGGTGGAAATGCAAAAACTTCAATTATTTGCACTATAGCACCAGAAGAG GATCATATTGAAGAAACAAAGGGAACATTACAGTTTGCCAGTAGAGCCAAGCGTATCACCAATTGCGTTCAAGTTAACGAG ATTTTGACAGATGCTGCCTTACTGAAGCGGCAGAAATTAGAGATTGAGGAACTGCGAAGGAAACTTCAG GGATCTCATGCCGGGGTACTAGAGCaagagattttaaaattgaggAATGATATGCtcaag TATGAACTAGAGCGTGAGAAGCTTCAACTGGAACTAGAAGAGGAGAGGAGATCACGCAAAGAGCGTGACCAATGCGTCAGGGAGCAACAGATGAGATTACAAAATCACAACAGTCTTGTTACTTCTTCAGGTGGTGATGGAAGCCATAGTGAG GAGCAAAATTCTAAGAGACAAAGCTTCTGTGAAGAATGCAGTGATAGCAATGGTATATGCCAAGGAGGTGCTTTTAGAACTCCTTGCTCTAAGGCAGCTCCTAATGCCTTTGTTGTAAAGCGATCAAATTATTCAAGGCTACCTGAATATAGCCCACTTCCAGATACTTTTAGCAATGTGGCTGATGAAGATACTtggttaaaaatgaacaaaggTTACATAGCTGACCTTGATTCACTTCAGATGACTCCTGCGACAAAAGTTCAATCCTTTCCCCTAAATGATGGAACTCCT GGTTGTTCAAATGAGAACTACAGAGATGTTCAAAAGCTCAAAAGACAATTAGAAAATGTCACTGAAGAGAAGAATGAATTTCAG AGAAAGTACAGCGaggaaaaaatattgaatgcTCGATTAACTGGGGAGATATCAGAACTTAGACAAGAAGTACTTGTAATTCGAGAAATCCCTCGAAGACTATATGAATCTGTTGTGAGTTGCAAGGACTTTTATGAGGATCTTCTGTGTAGCATGAAG AGCTTTGCAGCTGATGGGGAATCTTCCACTGCCAAAAAGCTTGTTAGCATCAGTGAAATTGGCTCCAGCCTTTTCTCAACTCTGGAAACCAATTTCTTGATGGCAATGGATGGTGACAAGTCTTTCTCCAAGAATGATTCTCTAGTCCGAGAACAATGCAAGGTATTTCGTGAGAAGTTGAAAAGCACAATTTCAGCACTGATACTGTCAGAAAAAGCACCTATTGACAATAAGCAAGGAAAGAATTCACCATGTAGTTGCAACAATAAG GAAGAAGAATCTACTTGTTGGAAGGAGAAATTGAGCAGTGAACTCAATACCATCAAGGAAAAGTACCACGGCTTGGAGAAAGATTTAGATCTCAACAACAAGTTTCTGGAAACTTCCAAAGAAATGTATGATAGCTTGGAAAGAGAGTTTCGGCTGTTGCAAGAAGAGCGAGATTCTTTGCTCAACAAAGTATCCGAATCATCTCAAACACTTACAATGGTTACCGACCAAAAGGAAAATGTCTTGAAGGATTATAACACTGAagtagagaaaaagaaaaatctcgaAGAAGAGATTAAACAATTCAGCGTGGCTTTTGCATGCCGGCAGAAATCGCTTGTTTCTTTCCACAGTGATCTGAAATCAAAAATCGAGAAACTGAGAGCCCAAAATCCAGTTTCTGTACCCAAATCTCGAGGGTAA
- the LOC102629047 gene encoding protein WVD2-like 2: MGRELAGVHMDKNSNGVVPNSNGASCDKVHVAPKIPEDDADAKDYEVKECTEENSVENFREKQDELGMKSKNFDVDLTDDRNDKLAVQKSNSLPSKSHGPANVRTSRTVPQPFALATEKRASGTTRHGGAEIAADSNNAQSPMAKKTSQPNSPLTSRKLSQLDNKKLLDEEDSWSVASSTAASVRKVTVGTAPKFRCSERAEKRKEFYTKLEQKHKALEEERSHCEARLKEEQEAAIKQLRKSLVIKAKPVPSFYYEGPPPKAELKKLPLTRPKSPKLNNGSRRKSCNDAIISAGEDKGRVSARAQRHSIGNCKESPATKTPKSRIREQNGNGTYKVNDELKQMETTKTSPQIITEQAITDITVES; the protein is encoded by the exons ATGGGGAGGGAACTCGCAGGTGTACACATGGATAAGAATTCAAATGGAGTTGTGCCGAATTCAAATGGTGCGTCTTGTGATAAAGTTCATGTAGCTCCCAAAATCCCAGAAGATGACGCTGATGCAAAGGACTATGAGGTGAAAGAATGCACTGAAGAGAACTCGGTTGAAAATTTTCGTGAGAAACAAGATGAACTTGGtatgaaaagtaaaaattttgatgttgaCCTAACTGATGATAGAAATGACAAGCTGGCAGTGCAAAAGTCAAACTCTCTGCCATCTAAATCTCATGGTCCTGCTAATGTGCGTACAAGTCGTACTGTTCCACAGCCCTTTGCTCTGGCAACTGAAAAACGTGCTTCAGGCACAACTAGACATGGTGGGGCTGAAATTGCAGCAGATAGCAACAATGCACAATCTCCTATGGCTAAGAAGACTTCACAG CCAAACTCACCCCTGACATCAAGGAAGCTGTCACAACTTGATAACAAGAAGCTCCTTGATGAAGAAGATAGTTGGTCCGTTGCTTCTTC AACGGCGGCATCTGTACGGAAGGTAACTGTTGGAACGGCTCCAAAATTTAGATGCTCTGAACGTGCTGAGAAACGGAAGGAg TTTTACACGAAATTAGAGCAAAAACACAAAGCTTTGGAGGAAGAGAGGAGCCACTGTGAAGCAAGACTGAAG GAAGAGCAAGAAGCTGCAATTAAGCAACTTAGAAAGTCCCTGGTGATTAAAGCAAAACCAGTTCCCAGTTTTTACTACGAGGGGCCCCCGCCCAAGGCTGAACttaaaaag CTGCCATTGACAAGACCGAAATCTCCAAAACTAAACAATGGTAGTCGGCGAAAGAGTTGCAATGATGCAATTATCTCTGCTGGGGAGGACAAGGGAAGAGTTTCAGCTCGGGCACAGCGCCATAGCATTGGTAATTGCAAAGAATCCCCTGCTACCAAGACTCCTAAAAGCAGGATCCGTGAACAGAATGGTAATGGAACTTACAAGGTCAACGATGAACTGAAGCAGATGGAGACAACAAAAACCTCCCCTCAGATTATCACGGAGCAGGCAATTACAGATATCACTGTCGAATCCTGA